GACAAGAGCTTCGATGATTTACTGGAAACATTATCAAAAATGTTACCTAAAGACAATGTACTGCACACATCAACCTATGAcgtcaagaagtttctgaaatcTTTTGATATGGGATATCAAAAGATTCATGCTTGTGTGAACGACTGCTGCTTATTcagaaagaagctgaagaaggttGATACTTGTCCAAAATGCAAGTCTTCAAGATGGAAGACCAACATGCACACTGGGGAAGTCAAGAAGGGTGTTCCACATAAGGTTTTGAGGTACTTTCCAATAATCTCTCGTCTGAAAAGGATGTTCAGATCGGAGAAAGTGGATGTGGATTTGAGATGGCATTTCAATAACAAGAGCACTGACGGGAAATTGCGCCATCCAGTAGACTCAGTAACATGGAAGTCAATGAATGACAAGTATCCTTCTTTCATAGCTGAGCAGAGGAACTTGCGACTTGGGCTCTCTACTGATGGGTTTAACCCCTTCAACATGAAGAACAGCTGATACAGTAGTTGGCTTGTGTTGCTCGTTAATTATAACATGGCTTCTGACTTATGTATGAAGGAGGAAAAAATCGTGCTTAGTTTGTTGATTCCTGGACCGCACCAACCTGGTAATAGTATAGATGCTTACTTAGAACCTCTTATAGAAGCTTTAAATCATTTGTGGTCTAAAGGCGAGATAGCTTATGATGCATTTAGTGAAACAACTTTTACGTTGAGGGTGATGCTGCTTTGGACCATGAGTGATTTCCCAGCTTATGGAAATCTTGCTAGTTGTAAAGTAAAGGGTAAGATGGGTTGTCCTATATGTGGGAA
The sequence above is drawn from the Camelina sativa cultivar DH55 chromosome 4, Cs, whole genome shotgun sequence genome and encodes:
- the LOC104783481 gene encoding uncharacterized protein LOC104783481 codes for the protein MLDKAWVHLCRVDFAYESGARCFVEVVSAKLAVNGKIICSCTGCRNLERHTCNEVVSHLVIHGMDEAYKICTDWFHHGDYVGLVEGQDRVWNAEILGLYEDAKWSDEDLPCKGSNLCEAAEGEDRKEDEFLVKLAEAEMPLYPTCVNHSKLSATVTLFRIKTQNGWSDKSFDDLLETLSKMLPKDNVLHTSTYDVKKFLKSFDMGYQKIHACVNDCCLFRKKLKKVDTCPKCKSSRWKTNMHTGEVKKGVPHKVLRYFPIISRLKRMFRSEKVDVDLRWHFNNKSTDGKLRHPVDSVTWKSMNDKYPSFIAEQRNLRLGLSTDGFNPFNMKNS